ATGCCTGTTAATTTTTCCATTTCCTGAAGCACAGGCATCTCTTTCCAGTCTTGAATCCCTAAGTCCTGCGACATCATCTTCAAGGTAAGTGGCTTACTAACAATCGGGAAACCCTCTTTCTGGACGTCATCAGCCGTCTTGGAAGCACTGACTTCATCTGAAGTCTCATTGGATGAGCCGCAAGCTGATAATAAGGACATGGACAGTGTGAGACATAACAAAAGTGCTGATGCTTTACGAATCTTTCTCATGAAATCATTCTCCCCTTTTTATCATTTATAAGATCAGCCCTTTACGGACCCAATCATGACCCCTTGTACAAAGTACCGCTGAAGGAACGGATAGATTGCGATAATTGGCAACGTTGAAACGATGATGACTGCGTATTTAACCAGAGCCGCGACTTCTGCCTTGTTGTTAAGTGCCAACGCCGTCGTCGCATCCATAGATCCTCCTGGTTGTGCAGACATTTCTTGCAGAACTAGAATTTGACGCAAGATCAACTGCAGTGGGAATTTAGATTCGTCGTTTAAATAAATAAGAGCCGAGAAATAGCTGTTCCAGTTACCTACACCGTAGAACAATCCCATGACTGCAATGATCGGCATCGACAAAGGTAGAACGATTCTGAAGAACAGTCTCATATTGGTGCATCCGTCGATTTGAGCGGCTTCTTGCAGTTCATTCGGAATTGTAGACTGAAAGAACGTCCGAGATACAATGATATTCCAGATCGACGCTGCCGAAGGGATCACAATCGCCCACATGGTATCGACCATACCTAGATTTTTAATAAGTAAATAGCTCGGCACAAGGCCTCCCCCGAAGAACATGGTGACCATAAACATACCCATAAAAAAGTTGCGTCCAACAAAGTCTTTACGACTCAAGGCATATGCTGCTGGCAACGTGACGATCAGATTGATCATCGTTCCCACCACGGTATAGAGGATGGTATTCATATACCCCGTCCATATACTCGAGTTCTCAAACACTCTTTTATAACCATCAAACGTAATGCCTCTTGGCCAAAGCCACATTTCACCGGAACTGACAAGCTTCGGATCACTAATGGAAGCACTAAGCATATACACCAGAGGATAAGCCACAACAATAAAGGCTAAAAACACATAAATATAGGTACAAATAACAAATACCTTGTCTCGCCCCGTATCTTTAACAGCGGAAATCATTTGATTCACCCTCTTCCTCTACCACAAACTATTCTCATTGGTACGGCGCACGATTTGGTTCACAGCAATTAACAGGAATGCGTTAACAACCGAGTTGAACAAGCCAACCGCCGTAGAGAAACTGTATTGGGCATCTACTAGTCCCGAACGATATACAAATGTCGAAATGACGTCCGATGCTTCCATGTTCAGTTGGTTTTGCAATAGTAGTATTTTCTCAAACCCTACGCCTAACAAACTACCCACACTCAGAATCAATAGAATCGTCATAGTTGGAACGATCATTGGAATGTTGATATATCTGATGCGTTGAAGTCTCGTAGCTCCATCAATAATAGCTGCTTCATGTTGCTGTGGATCCACGCCGGATAGAGCTGCCAAATAAATAATCGTACCCCAGCCAGCACTCTGCCAAACGCCTGAGAACACGTACATCGTCTTAAACCATTTGGGATCCGTCAGGAATTGAGGTGCGTTAAATCCAAGCCATTCAATGATGTGAACGACAATACCCGATGAGGGAGACAAGAATGTAATGATCATACCACCCATAACGACGACGGAAATAAAGTGAGGTGCATACGTTACCGTCTGAACCGTCTTTTTAAATGGCCCGTTCCTCACTTCATTAAATGCCAGCGCCAAGATAATCGGAATTGGAAATCCAACGGCCAATTCATACAGGCTAATGCTGAGTGTGTTCCATAGCAAATCCCAAAAGTAATACGAGTTGAAAAAGCGAATAAAATGGTCAAAGCCAACCCACGAACTGCCTAGAATACCTTTAGTAGGAACAAAGTTCTTAAATGCAATCTGTATACCATACATCGGCCCATAATGGAAAATAAGGAAGTAAAAAAATGCTGGCGCAATGAATATATACAATTCCCAGTTCTGAATTATTTTGTTCCGTCTCTTCTTCTTTTCGTTCTTCCCCTTCACTTTCGGGATCACGCTACTTGTTATGATACGGGTACTGTTTGTATCCTGCATAGTATCTCACCCCCTCTTGATTAAGTTAGTGTTTCTCTAGCTGTTATCCACGCTACGATTCAATTGTTGGTAGCGCTTACAAAAAGAATAGCCGATAGCAGATGAATTCGTAAATATGTCATTTTGGTTCATTCCAAAAACCGCATACTAACAGGCATAACACGATAAATGATGGTTGTACCCGACCTAGATAACATGTGTAATTCTTGATCAAAATCCTCTGTTTATGACTCTGCGCAAATTCGACCAACCTCATCCGTAGATACCTACACATACTTAGCAATTCCATATTTCTTGGAAGCATCGAGCAACACTTGAGTACCGAGGACATTAGTCTTAACAAAAGCTTCCGGATTCAGAATACTCCTATCCACATGAGACTCTGCTGCAAAGTTAACGACTACATTGATTCCTTGCTGGAACAGCTGATCTATCGCCCTAGCATCTGTAATATTTAATTTTGCAAAAGAGTAATACGGGTGATTCTCGATCATTTGAAGTTTCTCCAAATTACCCGCATATGTTAAAGCATCTATATTTACGATCTGATATTCAGGATGCTCCTTAAGCATATATATCACGAAATTACTACCTATAAAACCGGCACCACCGGTAACAAGAAGTTTCACAAACAGTTTCGCCATCTCTTCTCCAAAGATATTACTTCCATTTAACTCATTACGTTCAATGTATGCATCATTACAGCAGTAATTTCTAATTCTCCGCGCTTTGATGATTTTGGTGTTTTTTGTTGATATCAATACCATAAGATCAAGCTTATCTGGATCGCCTTGTAGATTTGTAATAGATAATTGACTTACTACGAATCTAACAACGATTATTTCAACATAACAAAAAGCTTGATCCATCCCCAAACGTAGAATGAATCAACCTTTATTAGCATATAAGCTATGCCTGCATTATTATTATTTCACTAACTGCCCTCGCGTTATACCAAGCTGATTCGTTGCCTTAAGTAGCACAGCATCCGGCTGTAATCGCAAAATGTTGTTGTGGTATCCATTCTCTCCTGAGCCACTTCTGGAAAGTAGACTTTTAATTCTAATCCAGAACTACTAAAGCAGCTACCCTCTGTGAATAGGGGTTTAGCCGTTACTATAGAATGAACAACGACGACCACACTCCGGGTCGTCGCTTTACGATAAAATAGCTATGACTATGAATGCTCAATCTGATGAATCGTTTGCTTCATATACTGCAAAAGGCCTTCTCTTAGCTCCTGATGTTGCAGTGCATAGTGGATCGTCGTCTCAATAAAGCCTAACTTCTCCCCTACATCATGTCTTTGCCCATCGAAGTTGTAGGCGAGTATTCTCTCTAACTCGCCCAGTCTAGCAATAGCATCTGTCAGCTGAATTTCACCATTCACGCCAGCGTTTTGTTCACCGAGTAGATCAAAAATATGTGGCGTTAAAATGTAACGTCCCATTATAGCCAGATTGGATGGGGACTTTTCCTGTTTCGGTTTCTCCACCCATCGATTAGCCTGGTATACCCTTTCTTCTATTAACGAAGCATCCACAATTCCATACCTAGATACTTCGTTCCACGGGACAGGCTGCACACCTACAACGGAGGATTGGTACTGCTCATACACATTCATCATTTGCTTTAGACATGGAACTTCCGATTCCACTATGTCGTCTCCCAGCAGGACAGCAAAAGGCTCATTACCAATAAACTTGCGGGCACACCAGATGGCATGTCCTAATCCTTTCGGTTCCTTCTGGCGGATATAGTGAATGTCAGCCATTTCTGATGACTTGCGAACTTCACTAAGTAGGTCCCACTTCTCCTTTGATTCTAGATTGTGCTCCAATTCAAAGGAATAGTCAAAATGATCCTCGATTGCCCGTTTTCCTTTCCCAGTGACGATAATAATGTCTTCAATTCCTGAGGCAACCGCTTCCTCTACAATATATTGAATGGTGGGCTTGTCCACGATCGGTAGCATTTCCTTGGGCATAGCTTTTGTAGCAGGTAAGAAGCGAGTTCCTAAGCCCGCGGCAGGGATGATTGCTTTACGGATTTTCATGAGAAACCTCCTTCATATCTGTAAGTAGAACTCTTCTATGCAATATAACACAAGTAATACACTGCAATATACTCCCATATTTCTATCCCTAATTAAAATTTACTCTCATTATAACAAAAAAGATTGATCCATCCCATACGTAGGATGAATCAATCTTTATTAGCACATAAGCTATGCCTGCATTATTATCATTTCACTAACTGTCCACGCGTTACACCAAGCTGATTCGTTGCCTTCAGTGTCCGCCATACTTGCGTACCACTAATCTCTCCAAGCATTGCACGTTTGTAAAGATCAATGACTTCATGCACCTGCTCAGGGGTTTCTTCAAGGAATTCGATACGGTACTTGGATACACCAAGCTCCATGAAGTTAGTCAAGTATTCGGCACCAGACTGCTCAACTGCATTATAAACAGTGTTGCGGCAGCCTTCGTCTACACGAACGGGATGGGACATCCCAATACGGTCTTGTAAGGAAACACGGTGTTCCTCACACGGACGCCCACAGTTCGTGAAATCCGTACCTTCACTAAGGAACGTACAATATACGCAGTGTTCTGTATGAAACATCGGCATATGCTGATGGATAACGATCTCCATCTTAGATGTGTTAGCACGACCCAGCATATCTACCATCTGTTGAATGTTCAGGTCATAGGATGGAGTGATCATATCACATCCGGATTCAATGAACAGATCTGCAGTCTTATGGTTAGCAATGTTCAATGAGAAATCACCAATGATCTCTGGATGGTAAGCATCTGGTTGTTCTTGACGATGGCGCAAATAGAAGTATAGTGCCCCCGTATTACGAACTAGTACAGCATCTGGCTGTAATCGTAAAATGTTGTTATGGTATCCATTCTCCCCTGGCATATGAATACGCGGTGTTGCCAACGCAATTTTTGCACCAGCGGCACGAACAGCTTCTACCGCTGCCGGGAACTGCTTAATGAACTCAAAGTCAGCATAGATCATTCCTACGCCTGCTTCGAGAGCAGCCTGTACTTGTGGCAGACTGCGGCACAGAGCGGTAAGCTCCGCTTCGCCGCGCTGAACTGGCTGCGATGCGCTTCTCGTAGCATCGCTGTAAACCGAAACCGCACGCTTCACGTATACCGGCGGCTTCGGACGCTCGCCGGCAAGTTGCTCCACCGCACGGCGGCGGATACTGTTCAGCTCGCGCATAGGGACAATGACGTCCCCTTGTAGCTGGACGTCAAGCTGCTCAAGCTGGAACACAGTTCCGCCTAGGCGTCCGAATTGCTCTTCCAGCAGAGCATAATCCATCGGCCGCTTCTGGGCAGCTTCAAGCTCCATCTCCGAATCTACACGAACGGTCGTCCCCTTCTGTACATCGGTCCACCATGTCGTAAGTAAACCACCGATATGGCCTACAGCTTTCACATGAACTGGGAATACCCGGTAAGGCTTCTCTGTCTCATAGGTTTGGCGAAGTCGTCTATCCAGTGCAGGATCATTCGTCTTCCAGACGCGGTCACCAATGTTTAGTCTTTGCAGATTGACATCATTACGCCCTGGAATAATATCAATGATCCAGCCCTCACCCGCTTCACCTTCCAGCTTCACGCCTTTACGACGGATATCGTAGACGCGACCGCCTTCTTCCTTCTGCGTTGGATCTCCAGCGTCGAACACAATGCCGTCACCCTTCTTCAATGGCGCATCTATACGGCAGACTACGCCATCACGTAGGATCTGCTCTACTCGACCTAGATATACCCCGCGACTTTTCGGGAATGTCCCATCTACAAGTTTCTTATTGTTCGTACCATCAAGAAAACCATGTGTAAGACCACGAGAGAAACTTTGCTCAAGCTCTCTTATTTCTTCCTTACTTGGGGCTGTAGAATCACCTTCGAAGTATCGATCAATCGCCTTGCGATACTTGCTAACTACATTCGCAACATATTCAGGAGTCTTTAAACGTCCTTCAATTTTGAAAGAGATCACACCCGCTTCAATCAACTCCGGCATAATATCAATAGCTGCTAAATCCTTCGGAGATAGTAAATAAGTCACATCCCCCATAGGCTTCTGCACACCATCAACCATCAGGTCATAAGGCAAACGACAAGCCTGTGCACATTCCCCACGGTTCGCAGAACGTCCGCCCCATACTTCCGAAGTTAAACATTGTCCCGAGTAAGAGACACACAGTGCTCCGTGAACAAATACTTCCATAGGGAGTCTTGCTTGATCCCCAATTTTCTTAATCTGCTTCAGGTTGTTCTCACGACCAAGCACTACCCGTTCAAAATCCCAAGGCTTCGTGAACTCCACCGCTTCTGGTGAAGTAATCGTCATCTGTGTTGAGCCGTGGATTGGGAAATCCGGTGAAATTTCACGCACCATTTTGACAAGCCCCAAATCCTGTACGATTATGGCATCTACTCCAGCATCGATACACGCCTCAACCAGTTCTTTCGCATCGCTTAATTCATTCTCAAACACAAGAATGTTGAACGTTAAGAAACCCTCAACACCATAACTATGCAGAAACGCCATAATCTCAGGCAGTTCATCCATTCGGAAATTGTTCGCACGTGCACGAGCGTTAAACTTTTCCACACCGAAGAAGATAGCATCCGCACCATTCGCCACCGCTGCACGCATACAGTCCCAATCTCCGGCTGGCGCTAGTAGTTCAACGTCTCCTCTTTGTATTCCTTGATTCTTCATCTATATCCTCCCAAACCATCCCTTAGGACAGTGGACTTTAATCCATTCGATCTATTGTAGCAAATATCGCACCAAGCTTCTACCTTTCCCAATCATTTCAACTCTCTGAACAACAACAAAGAGCAGCCCCTTAGGACTGCCCCACATGCTAGTTGAACTGTTTATTCAATACAAAAGACTTCAATGTCGATTCGAGTATGCTCTTCTGCAGTTCCGTTGCATTCGAATCATTCAGCGATGTTGTGATGGTATAAGTCACACCTTGATTACCAAAAATAATTTGGCTCCCTGTATAGGGAATACCGTCCTTAATCTGATGTAATTTAATCATTGTAGCAGGAACACCCGCGAACGTCGTATTTTCAGTACTTTGGATTTTTAAATCCTTCTGGTTCTTAATCGCTTCATTATAGTAGGCCTTCAGCTGGTTAACAGCAGCTTCAACTGAACTATCCTTCTCTACTGTGATCATAAACCGTCCACCTGTAAACTCATACTCCACCGGAGAATATTCGAATCGATCTTCATATGCCGTCCAATATTGTGGAATATTGATTTTATATTGAAAAGCTTTGGAGCTCTTCGTAATCGTCTTCAACTTATCTATCAGATAAGTATCTTGCTCCATACGCCCGTATGTTTCAGATACTACCTCGTATTCAATCTCGATGGACTTGATGATGTCCTTGAACTTATTGAGATCAGCAATCTGATCATCAGGTACCGAATACTCGACGTAGTAACGGAACCCATCCTTCTGTAGCATCACTTCATACTCTGTCACCCAGCCATCTCCGTAATTGTACTTCACTTCGTTAACCAACGCCTTGTTGCCCGATAACTGAATAGGATACGTATCTACAATTTTATAGGATTCTGTGACAAAAGACTCCTCCATCCACTTCTTCATCTGTGTACTCCATTCCTCAAGAGTAGAATCTTTAGGAACAGATGATACATTTAGCTTCAGATAACTTCCCTCTTCACTTGTATAGTACATGCTCGAATTGTTCATACTCCACTCCGCGGGTACGTTTAGAGTAATACCGTAATCATTGTTGTAAACACTGCGCATCCCATCAATGACGTTCGAAAGATCCTTAACTGTCACATCATTCTTGTTAAACTCTGGTTTAAAGGAATTTAGAAATGCTGAATACTTACTTAAGTCTTTATAGTTACTAGCATGCAAATCGGCAAGATACACTTCATATAATCGTTCATTGTGATAGTAGGCTCGACATTCCCATAGAATGTCATCACTATCTTTAAGAATAATACTAGCGTAAGGGACTTTAGCATTGGGGAAGGTTTCACGATCCAGAATGACTTCTCCTGCGCTCTTAGCTTCCTCAACTAATTGTTGCATTAAATCATCTGCTTCAAGCTCCACATCCTGCTTGTCAGCATGAACCTCAACATAATAAGCTTCCTCAGCATCACTAAAGGTAGCAATATTCTCATATTCTCCCCCTGAACCGATAATAAGCTCGGTAGGGTAATTGATCGTCCATTCATAGAAACTATTTCCGATCTTCGTCTTACCTACATCACTATCGATTCCTGATACATCGGGATTAGCTGCATTTTGCTTAGTCTCAAGACTAATCGACAGCGTACCATCCGCACTACTGCTCACCTTCGCACCAATTCCCTGTGCAACTAAGCGAAGCGGAACCATTAATGTACCAGATACCATAGTTGGTGCTGTTGTAAGTTTAGACTTTTTCCCATCTATCCAAGCAATATGCTCATCAATGGTCATAACTAAGGTATG
The nucleotide sequence above comes from Paenibacillus sp. IHBB 10380. Encoded proteins:
- a CDS encoding carbohydrate ABC transporter permease, whose protein sequence is MISAVKDTGRDKVFVICTYIYVFLAFIVVAYPLVYMLSASISDPKLVSSGEMWLWPRGITFDGYKRVFENSSIWTGYMNTILYTVVGTMINLIVTLPAAYALSRKDFVGRNFFMGMFMVTMFFGGGLVPSYLLIKNLGMVDTMWAIVIPSAASIWNIIVSRTFFQSTIPNELQEAAQIDGCTNMRLFFRIVLPLSMPIIAVMGLFYGVGNWNSYFSALIYLNDESKFPLQLILRQILVLQEMSAQPGGSMDATTALALNNKAEVAALVKYAVIIVSTLPIIAIYPFLQRYFVQGVMIGSVKG
- a CDS encoding ABC transporter permease — translated: MQDTNSTRIITSSVIPKVKGKNEKKKRRNKIIQNWELYIFIAPAFFYFLIFHYGPMYGIQIAFKNFVPTKGILGSSWVGFDHFIRFFNSYYFWDLLWNTLSISLYELAVGFPIPIILALAFNEVRNGPFKKTVQTVTYAPHFISVVVMGGMIITFLSPSSGIVVHIIEWLGFNAPQFLTDPKWFKTMYVFSGVWQSAGWGTIIYLAALSGVDPQQHEAAIIDGATRLQRIRYINIPMIVPTMTILLILSVGSLLGVGFEKILLLQNQLNMEASDVISTFVYRSGLVDAQYSFSTAVGLFNSVVNAFLLIAVNQIVRRTNENSLW
- the galU gene encoding UTP--glucose-1-phosphate uridylyltransferase GalU, producing the protein MKIRKAIIPAAGLGTRFLPATKAMPKEMLPIVDKPTIQYIVEEAVASGIEDIIIVTGKGKRAIEDHFDYSFELEHNLESKEKWDLLSEVRKSSEMADIHYIRQKEPKGLGHAIWCARKFIGNEPFAVLLGDDIVESEVPCLKQMMNVYEQYQSSVVGVQPVPWNEVSRYGIVDASLIEERVYQANRWVEKPKQEKSPSNLAIMGRYILTPHIFDLLGEQNAGVNGEIQLTDAIARLGELERILAYNFDGQRHDVGEKLGFIETTIHYALQHQELREGLLQYMKQTIHQIEHS
- a CDS encoding U32 family peptidase — translated: MKNQGIQRGDVELLAPAGDWDCMRAAVANGADAIFFGVEKFNARARANNFRMDELPEIMAFLHSYGVEGFLTFNILVFENELSDAKELVEACIDAGVDAIIVQDLGLVKMVREISPDFPIHGSTQMTITSPEAVEFTKPWDFERVVLGRENNLKQIKKIGDQARLPMEVFVHGALCVSYSGQCLTSEVWGGRSANRGECAQACRLPYDLMVDGVQKPMGDVTYLLSPKDLAAIDIMPELIEAGVISFKIEGRLKTPEYVANVVSKYRKAIDRYFEGDSTAPSKEEIRELEQSFSRGLTHGFLDGTNNKKLVDGTFPKSRGVYLGRVEQILRDGVVCRIDAPLKKGDGIVFDAGDPTQKEEGGRVYDIRRKGVKLEGEAGEGWIIDIIPGRNDVNLQRLNIGDRVWKTNDPALDRRLRQTYETEKPYRVFPVHVKAVGHIGGLLTTWWTDVQKGTTVRVDSEMELEAAQKRPMDYALLEEQFGRLGGTVFQLEQLDVQLQGDVIVPMRELNSIRRRAVEQLAGERPKPPVYVKRAVSVYSDATRSASQPVQRGEAELTALCRSLPQVQAALEAGVGMIYADFEFIKQFPAAVEAVRAAGAKIALATPRIHMPGENGYHNNILRLQPDAVLVRNTGALYFYLRHRQEQPDAYHPEIIGDFSLNIANHKTADLFIESGCDMITPSYDLNIQQMVDMLGRANTSKMEIVIHQHMPMFHTEHCVYCTFLSEGTDFTNCGRPCEEHRVSLQDRIGMSHPVRVDEGCRNTVYNAVEQSGAEYLTNFMELGVSKYRIEFLEETPEQVHEVIDLYKRAMLGEISGTQVWRTLKATNQLGVTRGQLVK
- a CDS encoding stalk domain-containing protein, with translation MMGMRGRRALRILRIWVCSVLGILVLLTSMALPVFADQSHKQELKLRVGSSKASINGEQLSIAKPYSSHGITMVPVGVFKKAFGSQIRLEKENIVKVLNGPHTLVMTIDEHIAWIDGKKSKLTTAPTMVSGTLMVPLRLVAQGIGAKVSSSADGTLSISLETKQNAANPDVSGIDSDVGKTKIGNSFYEWTINYPTELIIGSGGEYENIATFSDAEEAYYVEVHADKQDVELEADDLMQQLVEEAKSAGEVILDRETFPNAKVPYASIILKDSDDILWECRAYYHNERLYEVYLADLHASNYKDLSKYSAFLNSFKPEFNKNDVTVKDLSNVIDGMRSVYNNDYGITLNVPAEWSMNNSSMYYTSEEGSYLKLNVSSVPKDSTLEEWSTQMKKWMEESFVTESYKIVDTYPIQLSGNKALVNEVKYNYGDGWVTEYEVMLQKDGFRYYVEYSVPDDQIADLNKFKDIIKSIEIEYEVVSETYGRMEQDTYLIDKLKTITKSSKAFQYKINIPQYWTAYEDRFEYSPVEYEFTGGRFMITVEKDSSVEAAVNQLKAYYNEAIKNQKDLKIQSTENTTFAGVPATMIKLHQIKDGIPYTGSQIIFGNQGVTYTITTSLNDSNATELQKSILESTLKSFVLNKQFN